The DNA sequence GAAAGGTAAAATTTGGTAGTTCGGTTTAAGGGAGAAAGGCAGGGAGCGATCACAAAAGTACTTTTTTGATCCTTTGTGTCTTCGTGAATAGTGGCTGTGACTATTTATTTTGCCACTAAGACACTAAGACTCATAGTCCACAAAGATGAACCGTTAATTCAGTTATGAATAATAATCCTAACGTTTATCTTTTCCTTATTCGTATATCACCACCGAGAGTTGAGCACTCGACTTCAGGTCCGCCACTGTTTGCTGCGCCGATCAATGAAGAGGATTTCTTTTTTGTTACAGCGGTCATTGTTAAATCACACGAAACATCTCCGCCAAGTGAAGATAGATCAACATTACCTGCAAAATCGTAATCGACCTTAAGTGAAATATCTCCTCCGGAAGTTTTTAATTTTATTCCTTGATTTGAACCTGAGTAATCTACTCGAATGTCGCCGCCGCTTGTTGATGCACCTATTTTTCCATCCGCACATTGCAATGAAATATCCCCTCCAGATGTTGAAGTTGAAACATCCCCTTTGGATTCCTTTATAGAAATGTCGCCGCCAGAAGTGCTGCATTTGATCGGACCAGAGATACTCATCAACCGAATATCGCCGCCTGACGTTGAGGCATCGACTCTTCCAGAAACGTTTTGAACTCTAATATCTCCACCTGATGTGCTGAACTTTACTGCTCCATCTAAATTATCTAGAGATATATCCCCGCCTGAAGTTGAAGCTTTGCTGTTATATTTTTTCGGAATCACAATTTCATATCTCACTCTTGTGCTTTTCCAAAATGAAAGCCAGCTTGAAGTCGAGCTTTTACCTTCGACTTTAATTCCTTCTCCAGATTCCTCAATGGCGAATTTCATTTTGTCCCTTGCTCTATCGTTCCCGTAAATCTTTACTTGTACTTCGTTTCTATCCCACGAATTAATTCGCACATCTCCAGAGGCAGTTGAAAGATATAAATTCTTCCCTTCCTGAGTTTGAAGCGTCTTTTCTTTTATGAGTTCCATTTTGGGATCATCAGGATGATGGTTAAAACTTAAATGAATACATCCCATTAAATTTGTGTAAGTGAAAAACACTAATAGAAGAATTGATAAGCGCATTAAGTTTATTGTTGGTCTTGTAACTAATGTTTTCATTTTATCTCCTCTGACTTTTATTTTTAGACGAAGAACCACAGCATTTGTTACAGATATTTTGACTGAGTTATAAAAGATTTGACGCTAATTCAGCGAGTTCAGATCTTTCCCCTTTTTCGAGATTGATATGAGCATACAGTTTTTGTCCTTTAAAATGTTCAATCAGGTATGAAAGTCCATTCGATTCAGAATCAAGATATGGATGATCGATCTGATAAATATCCCCAGTAAATACAATTTTTGCTCCCTCGCCGACTCGTGTGATAATTGTTTTTATTTCATGCGGAGTGAGATTCTGGGCTTCGTCAACTATAAAGAAAATTCTTTGCAAGCTTCTGCCGCGGATGTATGTCAAAGGAGTGATTATCAGCTTTTCTTCCTTTATCATATTATTTATGAGTTGATAAGATTTATCATTCTCGGAGAACTGATCTTGGATTACTTTCAGATTATCCCACAACGGAAGCATGTATGGTTCGATTTTACTTTGAACATCGCCAGGCAGAAATCCGATATCTTTATTGCTTAACGGAACAACCGGGCGCGCGATGTAAATCTGTCTGTAATTTTTTTTGATTTGAAGCGCACAGGCAATCGCCAATAAAGTTTTTCCCGTGCCTGCTTTACCTGTGATTGTAACTAGTGGAATTGAATCGTCCGTTAGAGCGTCAACAGCGAATGTTTGTTCTGCATTTCGAGGCATGATTCCATAAGCTGGTTTTTTGTCCAATTTCGAAAACGTTTCCAGATTAAAATTTAGTGAAGTCAAAATCGAGCGAGAAGAATTCTTAAAAATAAAATATTTGTTCGCGACAGCATCAAGTTTGTATTCTTTAATTATTTTTCGGGCAGGAATTTCGTACGGTGGATGATATAATTGTACAATCAAATCATCATCGAAATTTTCTACCACTTCTTTTCCCCTATAAAGATCTTCGATGCTGCTGATTCTA is a window from the Ignavibacteria bacterium genome containing:
- a CDS encoding DUF4097 domain-containing protein; the encoded protein is MKTLVTRPTINLMRLSILLLVFFTYTNLMGCIHLSFNHHPDDPKMELIKEKTLQTQEGKNLYLSTASGDVRINSWDRNEVQVKIYGNDRARDKMKFAIEESGEGIKVEGKSSTSSWLSFWKSTRVRYEIVIPKKYNSKASTSGGDISLDNLDGAVKFSTSGGDIRVQNVSGRVDASTSGGDIRLMSISGPIKCSTSGGDISIKESKGDVSTSTSGGDISLQCADGKIGASTSGGDIRVDYSGSNQGIKLKTSGGDISLKVDYDFAGNVDLSSLGGDVSCDLTMTAVTKKKSSSLIGAANSGGPEVECSTLGGDIRIRKR